In the genome of Saccharomonospora viridis DSM 43017, one region contains:
- the lipA gene encoding lipoyl synthase produces MTVVPEGRKLLRLEVRNSQTPIEKKPSWIKTRARMGPEFTELKGLVRREGLHTVCEEAGCPNIYECWEDREATFLIGGDQCTRRCDFCQIDTGKPAEFDRDEPRRVAESVRAMGLRYSTVTGVARDDLPDGGAWLYAETVRQIHALNPGTGVELLIPDFNANEEQLAEVFGSEPEVLAHNLETVPRIFKRIRPGFRYERSLEVIRKAREAGLVTKSNLILGMGETPEEVEPTMRDLVEAGCEILTITQYLRPSVRHHPVDRWVKPEEFVEHTRVAKKLGFAGVMAGPLVRSSYRAGKLFAQTKQHRGEPLPENLQHLAAAAPAAQEASSVLSRMS; encoded by the coding sequence GTGACTGTGGTGCCGGAAGGTCGGAAGCTGCTGCGGCTGGAGGTCCGCAACAGCCAGACACCGATCGAGAAGAAGCCGTCGTGGATCAAGACCCGCGCGCGTATGGGCCCGGAGTTCACCGAACTCAAGGGGCTGGTCCGGCGCGAGGGTCTACACACCGTGTGCGAGGAGGCGGGCTGCCCCAACATCTACGAATGTTGGGAGGACCGGGAGGCCACCTTCCTCATCGGGGGCGACCAATGCACCCGACGCTGTGACTTCTGCCAGATCGACACCGGTAAACCCGCGGAGTTCGACCGGGACGAGCCGCGGCGGGTCGCGGAGAGCGTACGGGCCATGGGGCTGCGCTACTCGACCGTGACCGGCGTGGCCCGCGACGATCTGCCCGACGGCGGGGCGTGGTTGTACGCCGAGACGGTCAGACAGATCCACGCGCTCAACCCTGGAACAGGGGTCGAGCTACTGATTCCGGACTTCAACGCCAACGAAGAGCAGCTGGCCGAGGTCTTCGGCTCCGAACCCGAGGTGTTGGCCCACAACCTCGAGACCGTGCCGCGCATCTTCAAACGCATCAGGCCGGGCTTCCGTTACGAACGCTCACTGGAAGTGATCCGCAAGGCCCGCGAGGCCGGACTGGTCACCAAGTCGAACCTGATCCTCGGAATGGGCGAGACCCCGGAAGAGGTCGAGCCCACCATGCGTGACCTCGTGGAAGCGGGCTGCGAGATCCTCACCATCACGCAGTACCTGCGCCCCTCGGTACGCCACCACCCCGTGGACCGCTGGGTGAAGCCCGAGGAGTTCGTGGAACACACGAGGGTGGCCAAAAAGCTCGGTTTCGCCGGGGTCATGGCGGGACCGTTGGTGCGCTCGTCGTACCGTGCGGGCAAACTGTTCGCCCAGACCAAGCAACACCGGGGTGAGCCGCTGCCGGAGAACCTGCAACACCTGGCGGCTGCCGCGCCGGCGGCACAGGAAGCCAGTAGCGTCCTGTCCCGGATGAGCTGA
- a CDS encoding TetR/AcrR family transcriptional regulator, which yields MNVAVTRSRRDDYTESTRDALIGSAVALFTERGYAGTSLDEIARRARVTKGALYHHFSGKQAVFEAAFDAVETEVKGRLEKILRGDGTPWERAVAGLREFISSCLDPAYQRIALHEAPVVMGWQRWRAAEERYSFGLIKAALQDLIDAGDMISVPVDVASRLLFGALSSAATEIAGSAEPERVGAEIEQVVIALLQQVRDASRGARPDHPR from the coding sequence GTGAACGTGGCGGTAACAAGGTCCAGGCGGGACGACTACACGGAATCCACCCGCGACGCGTTGATCGGCAGCGCCGTCGCCCTGTTCACCGAGCGCGGCTATGCAGGGACATCGCTCGACGAGATCGCGCGGCGGGCCCGGGTGACCAAAGGTGCGCTCTACCACCACTTCAGCGGTAAACAGGCCGTGTTCGAAGCCGCTTTCGACGCGGTGGAGACAGAGGTCAAAGGTCGACTGGAAAAAATCCTGCGCGGCGACGGAACGCCTTGGGAACGCGCGGTCGCCGGGTTACGGGAGTTCATCTCCAGCTGCCTCGATCCGGCTTACCAGCGGATCGCGTTGCACGAGGCCCCTGTCGTGATGGGCTGGCAGCGTTGGCGCGCCGCCGAGGAACGCTACAGCTTCGGACTCATCAAAGCCGCCCTGCAGGACCTCATCGACGCGGGTGACATGATCAGCGTGCCGGTGGACGTCGCCTCCCGGCTGCTGTTCGGCGCGCTGTCCAGCGCCGCCACGGAGATCGCGGGCTCCGCCGAACCCGAACGGGTGGGAGCCGAGATCGAACAAGTGGTGATCGCGTTGTTGCAGCAGGTGCGGGACGCCTCACGTGGCGCACGTCCCGACCACCCTCGTTAA
- a CDS encoding LLM class F420-dependent oxidoreductase gives MELRIFTEPQQGASYDDLLRVAKATEDAGFGAFFRSDHYLKMGSVSGLPGPTDAWVTLAGLARETSRIRLGTLVTAATFRHPSVLAISVAQVDQMSGGRVEFGLGSGWYVDEHTAYGIDLPPMRELFDRYSEQLEIITGLWKTPEGETFSFDGEHYQLKEAPGLPKPAQRPHPPVILGGTGKKRTPQLAARYADEFNVPFNDIETARAQYERVDAAAEAVGRRRGDIIRSAALVVAVGRNDAEVARRADAINREVDELKTNGVAGTVSEAVDKIGRWRESTGITRLYLQVLDLSDLDHLELIASEIMPQLN, from the coding sequence GTGGAACTCAGGATCTTCACCGAACCCCAGCAAGGCGCGAGCTACGACGATCTGCTGCGCGTCGCGAAGGCAACCGAGGACGCCGGTTTCGGGGCGTTCTTCCGATCGGACCACTACCTCAAGATGGGCTCGGTCAGCGGTCTTCCCGGACCGACCGACGCCTGGGTCACACTCGCGGGATTGGCGAGGGAGACCTCTCGGATCCGGCTGGGCACGTTGGTGACGGCGGCGACGTTCCGCCACCCCTCGGTGCTCGCGATCTCCGTGGCACAGGTCGATCAGATGTCCGGCGGTCGCGTGGAATTCGGTCTCGGCTCGGGGTGGTACGTCGACGAACACACCGCGTACGGCATCGACCTGCCGCCCATGCGCGAGTTGTTCGATCGCTACTCCGAGCAGTTGGAGATCATCACGGGGCTGTGGAAGACCCCGGAGGGGGAGACCTTCAGTTTCGACGGTGAGCACTACCAGCTGAAGGAAGCGCCGGGGTTGCCCAAGCCGGCACAGCGTCCACATCCGCCCGTCATCCTCGGTGGTACGGGCAAGAAACGCACACCCCAGCTCGCGGCCCGCTACGCCGACGAGTTCAACGTGCCGTTCAACGACATCGAGACGGCGCGGGCCCAGTACGAACGCGTGGACGCCGCGGCCGAGGCCGTGGGACGTCGACGCGGTGACATCATCCGCTCGGCCGCTCTCGTGGTCGCCGTGGGAAGGAACGACGCCGAGGTGGCCCGCCGTGCCGACGCCATCAACCGCGAGGTCGACGAACTCAAGACCAACGGCGTCGCGGGAACCGTGTCCGAGGCCGTGGACAAGATCGGTCGCTGGCGCGAGAGCACGGGCATCACGCGCCTGTACCTTCAGGTGCTGGACCTGTCCGACCTCGACCACCTGGAACTGATCGCCTCGGAGATCATGCCCCAGCTGAACTGA
- the lipB gene encoding lipoyl(octanoyl) transferase LipB codes for MSQKATRSCRASGDPVDVREVGVIDYLEAWDLQRELAVARAKGESPDTMLLLEHPSVYTAGKRTQPEDRPTDGTPVIDVDRGGRITWHGPGQLVGYPIVKLADPIDVVHYVRRLEEALISVCEEFGIHTGRVEGRSGVWVPADDTRPERKIAAIGIRVQQGVTMHGFELNCNPDLTAFDRIVPCGIRDAGTTSMSAELGRTVTVAEVLPTVRQAVLAALDGELPVSEDRWLPRQQPEAPGVTFALQ; via the coding sequence GTGAGTCAGAAAGCCACTCGTTCCTGTCGCGCGTCCGGTGACCCCGTGGACGTCCGTGAGGTCGGGGTCATCGACTACCTCGAGGCTTGGGACCTCCAGCGCGAACTGGCCGTCGCCCGCGCGAAGGGCGAAAGCCCCGACACGATGCTGTTGCTGGAGCACCCTTCGGTCTACACGGCGGGTAAGCGCACCCAACCGGAGGACCGACCGACCGACGGAACCCCTGTGATCGACGTCGACCGAGGAGGCCGGATCACCTGGCACGGTCCCGGTCAGCTGGTCGGCTACCCGATCGTCAAGCTCGCCGATCCCATCGATGTCGTGCACTATGTGCGGCGTCTTGAAGAAGCGCTGATCTCGGTGTGCGAGGAATTCGGCATCCACACCGGCCGGGTCGAGGGCCGCAGCGGGGTCTGGGTACCCGCGGACGACACCCGTCCCGAACGCAAGATCGCGGCGATCGGCATCCGGGTGCAACAAGGCGTCACCATGCACGGCTTCGAACTCAACTGCAATCCCGATCTGACGGCGTTCGATCGGATCGTGCCGTGCGGCATCCGGGACGCGGGGACGACGTCGATGTCGGCGGAGTTGGGCCGCACGGTGACCGTGGCGGAGGTCCTGCCCACGGTGCGGCAGGCGGTGCTCGCGGCGTTGGACGGCGAACTGCCGGTGAGTGAGGATCGTTGGTTGCCGCGGCAGCAGCCCGAGGCCCCCGGCGTGACTTTCGCTCTCCAATAG